One genomic region from Rosa rugosa chromosome 1, drRosRugo1.1, whole genome shotgun sequence encodes:
- the LOC133725426 gene encoding beta-fructofuranosidase, insoluble isoenzyme CWINV1-like: MIYKGIYHLFYQYNPKGVVWGNIVWAHSTSTDLVNWIPHEAAIYPSQPSDINGCWSGSATILPGGKPAMLYTGINPQNQQVQNLAFPKNLSDPFLREWVKVPQNPLMAPTQANQVNASSFRDPTTAWLGPDKRWRLIIGSKRDQRGLAILYRSKDFMHWTKAKHPLHSNEKNGMWECPDFFPISKTSSVGLDTSTNGPNVKHVLKVSLDNTRKEYYTIGTYNISKDIYIPDKGSVESDFGLRYDYGKFYASKTFFDSAKNRRILWGWINESSSVNGDVKKGWSGLQAIPRTIVLDKSGKQLVQWPIVELEKLRTKEVTLPSTVLKGGSLHEVFGVTAAQADVEVAFEISDFKKADVLDPSWTNPQILCSKKGASVKGGLGPFGLLTLASKDLKETTAVFYRIFKSQNNYKKYVVLMCSDQSRSSLNQDNDMTTYGAFVNVDPVHEKLSLRSLIDHSIVESFGGEGKACITARVYPTLAVDGDAHLYAFNYGSESVKIAGSAWSLKTAKIN; the protein is encoded by the exons ATGATTTACAAGGGAATTTACCATCTTTTCTATCAATATAATCCCAAAGGTGTAGTTTGGGGCAACATTGTTTGGGCACATTCAACATCAACCGATCTTGTCAACTGGATCCCACATGAAGCTGCTATCTACCCATCACAGCCGTCCGATATCAACGGCTGCTGGTCGGGGTCAGCTACAATCCTTCCCGGAGGCAAGCCGGCCATGTTATACACTGGAATCAATCCCCAAAACCAACAAGTTCAAAACTTGGCATTTCCTAAAAACCTCTCAGACCCTTTTCTTAGGGAATGGGTTAAGGTCCCACAAAACCCACTAATGGCTCCAACACAAGCTAACCAAGTCAATGCTAGCTCATTTAGGGATCCAACCACTGCATGGCTAGGGCCAGACAAGAGATGGAGGTTAATCATTGGAAGCAAAAGGGACCAAAGGGGATTAGCTATACTCTACAGAAGCAAAGATTTCATGCATTGGACTAAGGCCAAACACCCACTTCATTCAAACGAGAAAAATGGAATGTGGGAGTGCCCAGATTTTTTCCCAATTTCAAAGACTAGTTCAGTTGGTCTTGACACATCAACAAATGGTCCTAATGTTAAGCATGTGCTCAAGGTTAGCTTGGACAACACCAGGAAAGAGTACTATACAATTGGTACATATAACATCAGCAAGGATATCTATATTCCAGATAAGGGATCAGTTGAGAGTGATTTCGGTTTGAGATATGATTATGGTAAGTTTTATGCTTCAAAAACCTTCTTTGACAGTGCTAAGAACCGCAGGATCTTGTGGGGTTGGATTAATGAATCCTCAAGTGTCAATGGTGACGTCAAGAAAGGATGGTCTGGGCTCCAG GCAATTCCAAGGACCATTGTGCTTGACAAGTCTGGCAAACAATTGGTGCAATGGCCAATTGTAGAGCTTGAAAAACTTAGAACAAAGGAGGTCACGTTGCCAAGCACTGTACTTAAGGGAGGATCACTTCATGAAGTATTTGGTGTCACAGCAGCACAA GCTGATGTAGAAGTCGCATTCGAGATAAGTGATTTCAAGAAAGCAGATGTGTTGGATCCAAGTTGGACTAATCCACAAATTTTGTGCAGCAAAAAGGGTGCCTCGGTGAAAGGCGGTCTTGGACCATTTGGATTGTTGACTTTGGCTTCAAAGGACTTGAAAGAAACCACAGCAGTCTTCTATAGAATTTTCAAGTCTCAAAACAATTACAAGAAATATGTGGTGCTTATGTGCAGTGACCAAAGCAG GTCTTCCCTAAATCAAGATAATGATATGACCACTTATGGGGCATTTGTAAATGTGGATCCTGTTCATGAGAAGCTGTCACTAAGAAGCTTG ATTGATCACTCTATAGTGGAGAGCTTTGGTGGAGAAGGCAAGGCGTGCATAACAGCCAGGGTTTATCCGACATTGGCCGTTGATGGTGATGCCCACTTATATGCTTTCAATTATGGAAGTGAGAGTGTCAAAATCGCAGGAAGTGCGTGGAGCTTGAAAACTGCTAaaataaattga